The Longimicrobium sp. genome includes the window GACGGCAGGCTCCGCCCCGGCGGCATGTACGGGACCACCGAAGCCGAGGTGGCGCGCATCGTGAGCCACGACATTCCGCGGATCACGCGGAAATGGGCGAAAAAGCGGGTGATGCTGTACGCGCACGGCGGACTGGTGCCCGAGGAATCCGCCCTGCAGCGGATCGCGGACTACCGCTCGCGCTTCCTGGAGGCCGAAGTGTACCCGCTGGCGTTCATCTGGCGCACCGATTTCTGGAGCACGCTCAAGAACATCCTGCAGGACGCGTTCAGCCGCCGCCGTGCCGAGGGCTTCATCGGCGATGCGCAGGACTTCATGCTCGACCGCCTGGACGACGCCATGGAACCGCTGGCCCGCACCCTTTCGGGGCTGGCCCAGTGGAAGGAGATGAAGGAGAACGCGCGGCTGGCGACCGAGTCGCCCAAGGGCGGCGCCGCGTTCCTGGTGGATGAACTCCTGAAGCTGGAGGACGTGGAGATCCACATCGTGGCACACAGCGCGGGCGCGGTGCTGATGGGGCCGGTGGTGCGCAAGCTGGCGGGCGCCCGGCGCGCCGTGGAAACGTGCACGCTGTGGGCACCGGCGTGCACCACCCGGTTCTTCGAGAAGTTCTACAATCCGCTCGCGAAGGACGGCAGCATTCGGCAGTTCGCCGTCTACACGCTCACCGACAAGGCCGAGCAGGACGACCACTGCGCTCGCATCTACAACAAGTCGCTGCTGTACCTGGTTTCGCACGCGTTCGAAGAGCGGGTTCGGATTCCGGTGCTCGCGCCCGGCGGCGAACCGCTGCTTGGGATGGAAAAGCACCTGCGGAAGAACGCCCACTTCAAGGCCCTGCTCGACGCGGGCCGGGCAGAGTGGGTGCGCGCCCCGAACGGCCTGGGCAGCGGCCCCGCCGCCTCCGGGGCCAAGTCGCACGGCGGCTTCGACGACGACCAGGCGACCGTCTCCGGCACGCTGGCGCGGATCGTCGGCGGCGAGGCGTTGGACGGAGCCCTGCTGAACCAGCCGGAGTTCCGGTTCCGCCCCTCGGCGTCCAGGCACCGCGACATGCGCCGCACGTTGACTCACGCGAGCTGATCTCCGGGTCCGGGGGGCGCCGCCCCGGACCCGCGCTCGTTTGACACCCCCGCGCCCGGCGTCTACCTTGGCGCGCCGATCCGCCGAAGGTCCGTACCCGCAACGACATCGCCGTGCTGCTGGGAGCCCACGTCTCCACCGCGGGCGGGTGCCGCAACGCCCCCGCCCGCGCCGCCGACATCGGCGCCTCCGCCATCCAGGTGTTCACCAAGCAGCCCAACCGCTGGGCCGAGGTGCAGCTGGTGGACGACGAGTGCCAGGCGTTCCGCACCGGGCTCATCGAGCACGGCGTCGCCTTCGCCAATGCGCACGACAGCTACCTGATCAACCTGGCGACGGCGGACCCCATCCTGCGCGAACGCTCGTACGCGGCCTTCGTCGGCGAGCTGCGGCGCGCCAGCCAGCTGGGGCTGGACGCCCTCGTCTCCCACCCCGGAAACGCCACGGACGGCGACCTGCCCCGTGGCCTGGCGCAGAACGCGGAGCTGGTGGCGCAGGCGCTGGAGGAGGTGGGC containing:
- a CDS encoding C1 family peptidase, translating into MLATLAGEKRKLDARPDTLDFRDHMFVPTLVEVPTDMPLEEYLKARVPVLNQGREGACTGYALATVAHYLLRTRQRVPDTGDVSPKMLYDLARRYDEWPGEEYEGSSARGAMKAWQRHGVCGAPLWPDSPECWGDAATRPLGAYSRVNHRDLVAMHSAIAEARILYATALVHEGWKHVDAEGTIPFSGDEAVLGGHAFAIVAYDADGFWIQNSWGEKWGKQGFGHVSYDDWLQNGTDVWVARLGAPVRLGMARSTSPAFSDASQASRAYVYDDLRPHVVSLGNDGRLRPGGMYGTTEAEVARIVSHDIPRITRKWAKKRVMLYAHGGLVPEESALQRIADYRSRFLEAEVYPLAFIWRTDFWSTLKNILQDAFSRRRAEGFIGDAQDFMLDRLDDAMEPLARTLSGLAQWKEMKENARLATESPKGGAAFLVDELLKLEDVEIHIVAHSAGAVLMGPVVRKLAGARRAVETCTLWAPACTTRFFEKFYNPLAKDGSIRQFAVYTLTDKAEQDDHCARIYNKSLLYLVSHAFEERVRIPVLAPGGEPLLGMEKHLRKNAHFKALLDAGRAEWVRAPNGLGSGPAASGAKSHGGFDDDQATVSGTLARIVGGEALDGALLNQPEFRFRPSASRHRDMRRTLTHAS